GGCGAGGCGGCGAAGCGGGGCTACGGCGCGGCCGCCCCCGACGGCATGACCTGGAAGGAGTGGGCGTTCCGCGACCTGGCCCTCGATCCCGCTCGACTGCACTTCCTGGGACGGCTTCCGCACGCGCGGATGCACGCGGCCATGAGGCTTGGGACGGCCCACGTCTACTACAGCTACCCGTTCGTGCTCTCGTGGTCGCTGGCCGAGGCGATGGCGCTCGGCTGCTACGTCGTCGGCTCCGACACCCCGCCGCTGCACGACGCGATCGAGGACGGCGTGAACGGCCGGCTCCTGCCCTTCTTCGACCATGACGCGCTGGCCGGGGCGCTGATCGAGGCGTGCCGCAATCCCGAGGCTTCCGCGCCGCTGCGGGCGGCCGCGCGCGAGACGGCGGTCGAGCGGTTCAGCCGCACGAAGGGCCGCGCCGGCTGGCTCGCCCTGCTGCAGGAGCTGGGCCTGGAGATCCCGACCTAGCCGCAGCGCACCTCGCGCACGATCCCCGTCTCGGCGTCGAAGAAGAAGTTCAGCCGGTCGGGCCTGTAGTCCTGGGTCACCGGGCAGGTGGTGCAGGCCACGCGCTGCTGCTCGGGGCGCAGCGGCACCGGGATCTCGCTTCTGTGCCGGCCCACGTAGCGCTGGGCCTCGGCCGCGCCGCAGGTGTCGGGCGGGGGGGCCGGCATGGCCGGCGGCGGGGCGCTCGCCGGGGGCGGAGGCGGCGCCGTCGGCTCGCTTGCGCATCCCGCCAGGACCAGACCCGCGGCCCCGGCCGCGATCCACGCCATCCGCCTCATGCCTGTTTCTCCCATCCGCGCGCCTGCTGCTTCCAGTACGAAACGGAGAACCCCTTGGCCTTCACCTGGCTCCATTGGCTGCGCGCCAGGCTCAGTTGCGCCGGGTCGGCCCCATCGAACAGGACGACGCACCGCTGGTAGCCAGCAAGGTCGCCCGGCTCGGCCCCGTCCACCAGGAACAGGGCGTCGGCCCCGTTGGGGTTCTCGAAGTCCATGGTCAGCAGGATCGGCTGGCGGGCGGCTCCGGGCTCGCCCGCCGGCGCATGCGGCAGGAAGCTGTCGTCCCGGTAGCTCCACAGCCAGCCGTCCAGGTGCTCCACCCGTTCAGGGACGGGCGTGCGCACGATCGCCTTCCAGCCGCGCTGCAGGGTCTTCTCAAGCAGCTCGGGAAGGGCCTGGTCCAGGCCGGTCCTCTCCAGGTGGTAGAACCAGACCTCGGTCACGCCTCAGCCCTCGTACTTCTCCTGGACCATGCGGTTCAGCAGCCGCACGCCGAAGCCGGTGGCGCCTTCCGGGATGGTCGGCACGGTCGAGGGCTTCTTCCAGGCGGTGGACGCGATGTCGAGGTGCGCCCAGGGGACGTTGTTGACGAACTTCTGGATGAACAGGGCCGCGGTGATCGAGCCGGCCGGACGGCCGCCGATGTTCTTCATGTCGGCGATCGGGGATTCCAGCTGCTTGTTGTAGGCCTCGGGCAGCGGCAGCCGCCACAGGGGCTCGCCCTCCTTGCCCGACGCATCCAGCAGGTTCCCGGCCAGCTCGTCGTTGTTGGAGAACAGGCCGGCGTAGTCGTTGCCCAGGCTGATGATGATCGCGCCGGTCAGGGTGGCCAGGTCGACGATGAACTTCGGCTTGAAGCGGTCCTGGCAGTACCAGATGGCGTCGGCCAGCACGAGGCGGCCCTCGGCGTCGGTGTTGATCACCTCGACCGTCTGCCCCGACATGGAGGTCACCACGTCGCCCGGACGCTGGGCGTTGCCGTCAGGCATGTTCTCGACGAGGCCGAGGATCCCGACGGCGTTGACCTTGGCCTTGCGGCCGGCCAGCGCGTACATCAGGCCCGCGACGGCGCCGGCGCCGCCCATGTCCCACTTCATGTCCTCCATGCCCTCGGCGGGCTTGATGGAGATGCCGCCGGTGTCGAAGCAGACGCCCTTGCCGACGAAGGCGACGGGCTGGGCGTTCGGATCCTGCGCGCCGTTCCAGCGGATCACCACCAGCTGGCTCTCGCGCACGCTGCCCTGCCCCACCCCGAGCAGGCTGCCCATGCCGAGGGCCTTCATGGCGTCCTCGCCCAGGATCTCGACCTCGAGGCCGAGGCGCTCCAGCTCCTTCACCCGCCGCGCGAACTCGGCCGGATAGAGGACGTTGGCGGGTTCGGAGACCAGGTCGCGGCTGAAGCTCACCGCATCGGCCAGGGCGGCCAGCGGCGGGAAGGCCGCCAGGGCGCCGTCGGGGTCGGCGGTCGCCACCTGGGTCTTGACGATCGAAGGCTTCTTCTCGGCCGGCTCCTTGGTCCGGTACTTGTCGAAGCGGTAGCAGGCCAGCCGCACCCCCAGGGCCACGCGGGCGGCGAGTTCGGCGTCGCCGTTGGGCGTCTCGACCCGCAGGACCTCCAGACCCGAGGTCTTCACCGCGTTGTAGGCGGTCGCCGCGGCGTGCTCGGCCGCAAGGGCGTCGAAGGCCTCCCGCTTGCCGGCGCCCACGAGCACCAGCCGGGCGGCGTCCACGCTGGCCGGCGCGAGGATGTCGAGGGTCTGGCCCTTGGCGCCGGTGAAGCGGCTCGCCTGGGTGAGCGTCGTATCCTGCGCCTCCCCCTCGAACACGATCCGGGCCAGGGCGGTCTTCGCGGGCGTCGCGGCCGAGGCGGCGACGAACTCGATCTCCATGAAACTCTCTCGTCAGCTTAAGTGGACGTCTGTGCGGTGCGGTTGTGCGTCGCGGCGACGCATGATTTAGAACACCTCCGCGGCCGGGGCAGGCCCTAATCTGCGGGCACGCTCTTTTTCGCAAGCCGATGCGCCTGATCGACCGATATCTCCTGCGTCAGCTGCTGGGCCCGGTGATCCTCGCCACCCTGGCGCTGACCGGCGTGGCGCTGCTCAGCCAGACGCTCTCGGGCCTGGACCTGATCGTCAACCAGCGCCAGAGCGCCCTCGTGTTCCTGAAGGTGACGCTGCTGGCCATGCCGCAGCTCATCAACATGGTGCTGCCGATCGCCGTGTTCGTGGCCGCGCTCGTGGCGCTGAACCGGCTGCACACCGAACAGGAGATCGTCGTGTGCTTCGCCGGCGGCATGAGCCGCTGGCGGGTGATCTCCCCGGCGATCCGCCTCGCCTGCACCGTGGCGTTCCTGGCGCTGCTGATGAACCTGTGGGTCCAGCCGGCGGCCTACCGCGAGATGCGCCGCGAGCTGTTCCAGGTCCGCACCGACCTGGCCTCCACCCTCGTGCGCGAGGGCGAGTTCACCGAGCCGGCCCCGGGCCTGACGGTCTACGCCCAGGGCGTGGACGGCGCCGGCAACCTGGAGAACCTGTTCATCCACCAGATGCGGGACGACGGCTCGGCCACCACCTACACCGCCGAACAGGGCCGGGTCGGCCGCAGCCAGGGCCGCCCCGTGCTGGTGATGCGCAACGGCTCGAACCAGGAGTTCTCGTCCACGGGCGTGCTGAACTACCTGACCTTCGACGAGTACATCTTCGACCTGTCGGCCCTGACCAGCTCGGACGAGCTCGTCCACTACAAGCCGTCCGACCGCTACCCGCACGAGCTGTTCTTCCCCGACCTGCAGCAGGACTGGGAGCGCCGGAACCGCCTCGACCTGCTGGCCGAGGGCCACGCCCGCATCTCCAGCCCGCTCTACAACATCGCCTTCATGGCCATGGCGCTGTCGGCGATCATCGGGGGCGGCTTCTCGCGCCTGGGCTACGGCCGGCGGATCGCGGCCATGGGCGCGGCGGCGGCGATCGTGCGCATCCTCGGCTTCCAGGTGCAGGCGGCCAGCGAGGATGCGGCCTGGCTCAACGTCTTCCAGTACCTGATCCCGCTGGCCGCGACCGCCCTCGCCTTCCGCAGCATCTTCCGTCAGCGCGTGAACCGCTTCATCGACGTGACCAAACGGCCCGCGCGCATCGCCGGGGTGCGGACGTGACCGGGCTCGGCCGCCTCGAACGCTATGTGATGGGCCGGATGCTGGCCGGCGTGGGCGCGGCGCTGGCGGTGATCTCGGCCGTCATCCTGCTGATCCAGTTCGTGGAGCTGTCCAGCCAGGTGGGCACCCGGGCGGACGTGGGCGCCTCGGGCATCTTCGCCCTGACCCTGCTGCGCGCGCCCTCGCTGATCCAGATCCTGCTGCCCTTCTGCTTCCTGTTCGGCGGGATCGGCGCCTTCGTCGGCCTGAACCGCAAGAGCGAGCTGGTGGCCATGCGGGCGGCCGGCGTCTCGGCCTGGCGCTTCATCCTGCCGTCGGCCGCCCTCGCCGCGATCCTCGGCGTGCTGGCGGTGGCGGTGCTCAACCCGTTCGCCGCGGCGCTCAACGCCCGCTTCGAGGCCGAGCGCGCCCGGCTGATGGAGAACTACCTGGGCGATCGGCCGCAGGACGTGTGGATCCGCCAGGGCGACGAGCGCACCCAGATCGTGATCCACGCCAAGGACCGCGAGACCGTGGCGGGCGCCGTGGTCCTCAAGGGCGTCTCGGTGTTCATCTACGAGAAGACCCCGCGCGGGGCGCCGGAATTCCGCCGCCGGCTCGAGGCCGCCGAGGCGCGCCTGATGCCCGGCTTCTGGCGGCTGCGCGACGTGCGCGAGGCCGGCGTCGGCGAAAGCTCGATCCGCTCCGAGAGCCTGTCCATCCGCTCGACCCTCGACGCCGAGGCTGCGATGGAGCGTTTCGCCTCGCCCGAGGCGATCGCCTTCTGGCGGCTGCCGGCCGCCATCCGGCTGACCGAACAGGCGGGCTTCTCGGCGGCGGGGTACCGGCTGCGGTTCCAGCAGCTCCTGGCCACCCCGGTGCTGTTCGCGGCGATGACCGTGCTGGCGGCGGCCTTCTCGCTGCGCCTGGTCCGGCTGGGGGGCCTCGCAGGCCTGGCGGGGGCCGGCGTCGCCCTCGGCTTCGTGATGTTCTTCTTCAACCAGTTCGCCGGCGCGCTGGCCAAGGCCGACATCCTGCCGCTCTTCGCGGCGGCCTGGGCGCCCACGCTGGTCGCGCTGCTCGCAGGCGTGACCCTGCTTTGCTACACCGAAGACGGTTGAATCGTTGGCGCGCCGGGATATGCATCGCCGCTGGAGCCAGCTTGAGCGCGCGTCGACGCGAGAGGGGATCGGAAGCTTGATGAGTCCGCGTCGGCGTACGCCCCGACACGCAGGCAAGCGCGCCCTAATGGCCGGCGCTGCGCTCGCGCTCCTGTGGTCCGCCGCGGCCCACGCCCAGGCGCCCGAGTCCGCCGCCCCGGCCCAGGCCCAGCCGGGTCCTGACGGCCTGCTGCCCGACGAGATGTACATCGAGGCGGACGAGGTCATCCGGGAGGACGAGACGGGCCGCACCACCGCCCAGGGCAACCTCGAGATCCGCTACAACGACCGCACCCTGCGCGCCGACCGCCTCGTCTACGAAGAGGACACGGGCGTCATCCGCGCGTTCGGCAACATCGTCATCGTCAACGCCGACGGCTCGACCGAATACGCTGACGAGGCCGTGCTGGACGACGACATGCGCGCGGGCGTCGTCCTGGGCTTCGCGGCCCGCCTGTCCGAGAACGTCAAGATCGCCGCCGCCAGCGCCGCGCGGCGCAACGACAACATCCAGGAGCTGAACCGGGCCATCTACACGCCGTGCGAGATCTGCGCGGCGGACGGCACGCCCAAGAAGCCCACCTGGTCGATCGCCGCCGACAAGGTGGTCCAGGACAAGAAGCGGCGGATCGTCTACTACCGCCACGCTCGCTTCCGCCTGTTCGGCGCCTCGGTGCTCTACCTGCCGCTGTTCTGGCACGCCGACCCGCAGGCCGGCCGCTCGTCGGGGTTCCTGACCCCCAAGGCCTCGTTCTCGGACCGTCGCGGCTTCTCGTACGAGCAGCCCTATTACCAGGTGATCTCGCCCTCGGCGGACATGATCATCAGTCCGCAGATCAACACCAAGATCGCGCCGTTCCTGAACGGCCAGGTGCGCAAGCGCTTCTACTCGGGCGATGTCGACGTGCGGTTCGGCTACACCCACGCCCGCGACTTCGACGGCCAAGGCAACGAGATCGTCGGCACCCGCACCGACCGCAGCTACATCCTCGGCCGCGGCAGCTTCGAGATCGATGAGAAGTGGCGGTGGGGCTTCACGGCCGAACGGACCTCGGACGACCTGATCTTCGACAAGTACGAGGTGGGCCGGGTCTACGTCAGCCGCGGCCCCTACGTCGCCGACGACCGGCGGCTGATCAGCCAGGTCTACGCCATCCGCCAGGACGAACGATCGTACTTCTCGGCGGCGGCCATGACGATCCAGGGGCTGCGCCCAGAGTTCGCCCCGGGCGACCAGGTGGCCCGGGGCGAGAACGACAGGGTGTTCCCGGTCATCGGACCGCTGGTGGAGGGGCACTATGAGCTGCCCGGCATGGTCGCCGGCGGGCGCCTGCGGGTGCACACCAGCGCCGTCGTGCTCAGCCGCGAGCAGTCCCAGTTCTTCCCCGAGCAGCGCCTGCCCGGGATCGACAGCGCCCGCCTGACCGGCGAGGTGGACTGGCGGCGCACCTTCACCTCGGCGGCCGGCGTGCGCCTCTCGCCGTTCGTGAACCTGCGCGCCGACGCCTACCGCATCCAGGACATCCTGACCGGCGTCGGCTCGGCCACCCGCAAGGACGAGCTCGGCCGGGGCCTGGCCACCGTCGGCCTCGACCTGACCTATCCTTTCTTCAAGCGCTCGGGCGACGCCACCATCGTCGTGGAGCCTGTGGTGCAGCTGGCCGCCTCTCCGGACGCCAAGCAGGTGGTGATCGGCGAGGATCCGGTCACGGGCGAGCCGATCTACCTGAACGAGGACAGCGTCGCCTTCGAGTTCGACGAGACGACCCTCTTCCGGCCCAACAAGTTCCCCGGCTACGACCTCTACGAGGACGGGGTCCGCCTGAACGTCGCCGGCCGCGCCTCGGTGCTCTGGGACG
The Phenylobacterium zucineum HLK1 genome window above contains:
- a CDS encoding leucyl aminopeptidase yields the protein MEIEFVAASAATPAKTALARIVFEGEAQDTTLTQASRFTGAKGQTLDILAPASVDAARLVLVGAGKREAFDALAAEHAAATAYNAVKTSGLEVLRVETPNGDAELAARVALGVRLACYRFDKYRTKEPAEKKPSIVKTQVATADPDGALAAFPPLAALADAVSFSRDLVSEPANVLYPAEFARRVKELERLGLEVEILGEDAMKALGMGSLLGVGQGSVRESQLVVIRWNGAQDPNAQPVAFVGKGVCFDTGGISIKPAEGMEDMKWDMGGAGAVAGLMYALAGRKAKVNAVGILGLVENMPDGNAQRPGDVVTSMSGQTVEVINTDAEGRLVLADAIWYCQDRFKPKFIVDLATLTGAIIISLGNDYAGLFSNNDELAGNLLDASGKEGEPLWRLPLPEAYNKQLESPIADMKNIGGRPAGSITAALFIQKFVNNVPWAHLDIASTAWKKPSTVPTIPEGATGFGVRLLNRMVQEKYEG
- a CDS encoding peptidase inhibitor, with translation MRRMAWIAAGAAGLVLAGCASEPTAPPPPPASAPPPAMPAPPPDTCGAAEAQRYVGRHRSEIPVPLRPEQQRVACTTCPVTQDYRPDRLNFFFDAETGIVREVRCG
- the lptF gene encoding LPS export ABC transporter permease LptF, with protein sequence MRLIDRYLLRQLLGPVILATLALTGVALLSQTLSGLDLIVNQRQSALVFLKVTLLAMPQLINMVLPIAVFVAALVALNRLHTEQEIVVCFAGGMSRWRVISPAIRLACTVAFLALLMNLWVQPAAYREMRRELFQVRTDLASTLVREGEFTEPAPGLTVYAQGVDGAGNLENLFIHQMRDDGSATTYTAEQGRVGRSQGRPVLVMRNGSNQEFSSTGVLNYLTFDEYIFDLSALTSSDELVHYKPSDRYPHELFFPDLQQDWERRNRLDLLAEGHARISSPLYNIAFMAMALSAIIGGGFSRLGYGRRIAAMGAAAAIVRILGFQVQAASEDAAWLNVFQYLIPLAATALAFRSIFRQRVNRFIDVTKRPARIAGVRT
- the lptG gene encoding LPS export ABC transporter permease LptG, with protein sequence MTGLGRLERYVMGRMLAGVGAALAVISAVILLIQFVELSSQVGTRADVGASGIFALTLLRAPSLIQILLPFCFLFGGIGAFVGLNRKSELVAMRAAGVSAWRFILPSAALAAILGVLAVAVLNPFAAALNARFEAERARLMENYLGDRPQDVWIRQGDERTQIVIHAKDRETVAGAVVLKGVSVFIYEKTPRGAPEFRRRLEAAEARLMPGFWRLRDVREAGVGESSIRSESLSIRSTLDAEAAMERFASPEAIAFWRLPAAIRLTEQAGFSAAGYRLRFQQLLATPVLFAAMTVLAAAFSLRLVRLGGLAGLAGAGVALGFVMFFFNQFAGALAKADILPLFAAAWAPTLVALLAGVTLLCYTEDG
- a CDS encoding DNA polymerase III subunit chi, coding for MTEVWFYHLERTGLDQALPELLEKTLQRGWKAIVRTPVPERVEHLDGWLWSYRDDSFLPHAPAGEPGAARQPILLTMDFENPNGADALFLVDGAEPGDLAGYQRCVVLFDGADPAQLSLARSQWSQVKAKGFSVSYWKQQARGWEKQA
- a CDS encoding LPS-assembly protein LptD, whose protein sequence is MAGAALALLWSAAAHAQAPESAAPAQAQPGPDGLLPDEMYIEADEVIREDETGRTTAQGNLEIRYNDRTLRADRLVYEEDTGVIRAFGNIVIVNADGSTEYADEAVLDDDMRAGVVLGFAARLSENVKIAAASAARRNDNIQELNRAIYTPCEICAADGTPKKPTWSIAADKVVQDKKRRIVYYRHARFRLFGASVLYLPLFWHADPQAGRSSGFLTPKASFSDRRGFSYEQPYYQVISPSADMIISPQINTKIAPFLNGQVRKRFYSGDVDVRFGYTHARDFDGQGNEIVGTRTDRSYILGRGSFEIDEKWRWGFTAERTSDDLIFDKYEVGRVYVSRGPYVADDRRLISQVYAIRQDERSYFSAAAMTIQGLRPEFAPGDQVARGENDRVFPVIGPLVEGHYELPGMVAGGRLRVHTSAVVLSREQSQFFPEQRLPGIDSARLTGEVDWRRTFTSAAGVRLSPFVNLRADAYRIQDILTGVGSATRKDELGRGLATVGLDLTYPFFKRSGDATIVVEPVVQLAASPDAKQVVIGEDPVTGEPIYLNEDSVAFEFDETTLFRPNKFPGYDLYEDGVRLNVAGRASVLWDDGRRANLLVGRAFRTEENRVFSERSGLRSESSDWIVAADAQPVRGLSMFARARLDSDDFDIHRLEAGANVYNRYGNGFVRYLTDDFDITGRKRENLDLGGEVYVGKNWGVSFYGNRDLNEDAWVIRDLGVFYRDDCIRVDVVYRREDTIIGRLLPSESVSVRLTLATLGGTSDGR